One genomic window of Geodermatophilus sp. DSM 44513 includes the following:
- a CDS encoding response regulator, which produces MDHAAAERGSVRVFLVDDHEVVRRGVAEVLEDDPVITVVGEAGSVAEALARVPAVRPDVTVVDMRLPDGDGAEVCRRLRERVPGLRCLVLTSFPDEDAVAAAAAAGAAGYLLKQVRGSALVSAVRTVADGGTLFDRDAGAAAAAARRRPVERDRRLALLTEQERTVLRLIGEGLTNRQIGARMGLAEKTVKNYTSHLLAKLGLERRTQAAILATELRDR; this is translated from the coding sequence GTGGATCACGCTGCCGCCGAGCGGGGGTCCGTGCGGGTGTTCCTCGTCGACGACCACGAGGTCGTCCGGCGCGGGGTGGCCGAGGTCCTCGAGGACGACCCGGTGATCACCGTGGTCGGTGAGGCCGGGTCGGTGGCCGAGGCGCTGGCCCGGGTGCCGGCGGTCCGGCCGGACGTCACCGTCGTCGACATGCGCCTGCCCGACGGGGACGGCGCGGAGGTGTGCCGCCGGCTGCGCGAGCGGGTCCCCGGCCTGCGCTGCCTGGTGCTGACCAGCTTCCCGGACGAGGACGCCGTGGCCGCCGCGGCCGCCGCGGGCGCCGCGGGCTACCTGCTCAAGCAGGTCCGCGGGTCGGCGCTGGTCTCCGCCGTCCGCACCGTGGCCGACGGCGGGACGCTGTTCGACCGGGACGCCGGGGCGGCGGCCGCCGCGGCCCGCCGCCGGCCGGTCGAGCGGGACCGCCGGCTGGCGCTGCTCACCGAGCAGGAGCGCACGGTGCTGCGGCTGATCGGCGAGGGGCTGACCAACCGGCAGATCGGCGCGCGGATGGGGCTGGCCGAGAAGACCGTGAAGAACTACACCAGCCACCTGCTGGCCAAGCTCGGCCTGGAGCGGCGCACCCAGGCCGCCATCCTGGCCACCGAACTGCGCGACCGTTGA
- a CDS encoding GAF domain-containing protein: MTPPGAGSHGLPSTEIVVPGARPAERSEQVDATLRGTLRLAVEHTRATYGAIGVLDATGTRLERLLVVGVDAADRDRIGTLPSGHGVLGVLLERPETLRLADLSTHPRAVGFPPGHPRMQAFLGVPVRVGDTVFGHLHLTAEPARGPFTAADQTAVEALAAAAGLAIANAELVERAEHRRAWAQAGSDIATALLSGADPDSVLRSIGERVAELASADVAGVLVPAADDDEVLTVVVAIGQDREEAEAFEGVRLPLVDSQLGAAHRSGVPRLIADASTAAHGGRRAPVLGELARHFGPTLVIPLGGRPALGTVVALRLRDRELFAPDTLELAAAFAAQASVALELARSQQRERRLQVQSDRDRIARDLHDHVVQRIFATGLALDRVSRSLADRLPETAAALAARVDELDGTIARIRSAIFELHEADDASPDAVRTRIVDVVRSITGGQGLRPDVRLRGEDDLPPRLLPDVVAVVRELVTNVVRHAQAGRLTVTVTVGTQVQVVVTDDGIGLPTVAVRSGLTNLADRAERHGGRMTTSTGPRGTQIRWSVPLSPR, translated from the coding sequence GTGACCCCGCCCGGCGCGGGGTCCCACGGCCTGCCCTCCACCGAGATCGTCGTCCCCGGCGCCCGGCCCGCGGAGCGCAGCGAGCAGGTCGACGCCACGCTGCGCGGCACCCTGCGGCTGGCCGTCGAGCACACCCGCGCGACCTACGGCGCGATCGGGGTGCTCGACGCGACCGGGACCCGGCTGGAACGGCTGCTCGTCGTGGGCGTGGACGCCGCCGACCGCGACCGGATCGGCACGCTCCCCAGCGGACACGGGGTGCTGGGCGTGCTCCTGGAGCGGCCCGAGACGCTGCGGCTGGCCGACCTGTCCACCCACCCGCGGGCGGTCGGGTTCCCGCCGGGGCACCCGCGGATGCAGGCCTTCCTCGGCGTGCCCGTCCGGGTCGGGGACACCGTCTTCGGCCACCTCCACCTCACGGCCGAGCCGGCCCGCGGGCCTTTCACGGCGGCGGACCAGACCGCCGTGGAGGCCCTGGCCGCCGCCGCGGGCCTGGCCATCGCGAACGCCGAGCTGGTCGAGCGGGCCGAGCACCGGCGCGCGTGGGCGCAGGCCGGCAGCGACATCGCCACGGCGCTGCTGTCCGGCGCCGACCCCGACAGCGTGCTGCGCTCCATCGGCGAGCGGGTCGCCGAGCTGGCCTCCGCCGACGTCGCCGGCGTGCTGGTGCCCGCGGCGGACGACGACGAGGTGCTGACCGTCGTGGTCGCCATCGGCCAGGACCGGGAGGAGGCCGAGGCGTTCGAGGGCGTGCGGCTGCCCCTGGTGGACAGCCAGCTGGGGGCGGCGCACCGCTCCGGCGTCCCGCGGCTGATCGCCGACGCGAGCACGGCGGCCCACGGCGGCCGGCGGGCCCCGGTGCTGGGCGAGCTCGCGCGGCACTTCGGCCCCACCCTGGTCATCCCGCTCGGCGGGCGGCCCGCGCTGGGGACGGTGGTGGCCCTGCGGCTGCGCGACCGGGAGCTGTTCGCGCCCGACACCCTGGAGCTGGCCGCCGCGTTCGCCGCGCAGGCCTCGGTGGCCCTGGAGCTGGCCCGCAGCCAGCAGCGGGAGCGGCGGCTGCAGGTCCAGTCCGACCGGGACCGCATCGCCCGCGACCTGCACGACCACGTCGTCCAGCGGATCTTCGCCACCGGCCTGGCCCTGGACCGGGTCAGCCGCTCGCTGGCCGACCGGCTGCCCGAGACCGCGGCGGCGCTGGCCGCGCGGGTCGACGAGCTGGACGGCACCATCGCCCGCATCCGCTCGGCGATCTTCGAGCTGCACGAGGCCGACGACGCCTCCCCCGACGCCGTCCGCACCCGCATCGTCGACGTCGTCCGCTCGATCACCGGCGGGCAGGGCCTGCGCCCGGACGTGCGGCTGCGCGGCGAGGACGACCTGCCGCCCCGGCTGCTGCCCGACGTGGTCGCCGTGGTCCGCGAGCTGGTGACCAACGTGGTGCGGCATGCGCAGGCCGGCCGGCTGACGGTCACCGTCACCGTCGGCACGCAGGTGCAGGTCGTGGTCACCGACGACGGGATCGGGCTGCCGACGGTGGCCGTCCGCAGCGGGTTGACCAACCTGGCCGACCGCGCCGAGCGGCACGGCGGGCGGATGACCACCTCGACCGGACCGCGCGGCACGCAGATCCGCTGGTCGGTCCCGCTGTCCCCCCGGTGA